ATAAAAAAATTAAAACAGGAGAAAGGTCCTACCTTTAAGGCCCATTCTCAGAAGGTTTGGAAGGCAAAGGGCGCTGCGAAACAACTTAAGGCAAGAAAATTGCAAAAAAAATACGCCTTGATCGGTTGAACCCGATCAAAGCGTATTTCTAATTAGACCCACATGCCGCTAACACGACACCATCAGATAATAAAAACAGCTTGAAAAAAGGCTATTTAACTAAGCTAAATGAAGGGGTTTCCCCATAATGCCGTGGGCAGCCTCCATAACCGCTTCCGGCAAGGTTGGATGAGCATGAACCGTCCGAGCAATATCCTCGGCCCGGAGACCTTTTTCCACAGCTATTACTAATTCGGATATCAAGGTACTTGCCTGTGGACCCATGATACTTGCCCCTTTCACAATTCCTTCCGAATCTGCCAAGATCTTAACAAGCCCCACACTCTCCCCCAAAGCTAAAGCCTTACCATTTGCCGAAAAAGGAAACTTACTGACATGATACTCTTGGCCTGAGGCTTTTAATTCCTGTTCCGTCAATCCAACCGTTGCAATTTCAGGATGAGTAAAAATTGCACTGGGTATAGCCTTATAGTTCATTTCAACAGAGCGCCCGGCAATATGTTCAACAGCCACAATCCCTTCTTCGGAGGCCACATGAGCCAACATAATTCCTCCGACAACATCACCAATCGCATAGACATTAGGCAAATTGGTTTGCATCTGTGCGTTAACCTTAATGGCTCCTCTTTCAGTTTCCAGGCCTAAACTATTAACATCGATTCCCCTCAGATTTGGACGACGGCCGGTGGATAATAGAACACGATCTGCCTGAATTTCTTTCAGTCCTTTTGAATCCTCAATTTCCACGACAAGGTTTTCCCCGTCTTTTCGAATACCCTTGACAGCTGTTTTTGTATAAACATCAATTCTGCTTCGCTTTAACAAAGGAGTTAAACGCTTTGGAATTTCCTCATCAATGGTTGGCAATAGAGTGGGAAGCATTTCAACAACACTGACTTTTACCCCAAAAGCCTCATAAATTGAAGCAAATTCTAAACCTATGACCCCACCTCCAATGATAACAAGGTGTTTAGGTAATTGTGTCCCTTCGAGGATTTCGTCACTGGTTACAACTCCTGGAAGATCCGATCCCGGAATAGGTATACGAGCAGGCACAGACCCAGTCGCTAATATAATATTTTCAACAGAATAGTTCTCTTCTCCGCCTTCAGTGGCAACAGAAAGCTGTCCAACTTTATTAAATTCTCCCCATCCTTTGACCACATGAATCTTCGCCGCTTTCATCAATTTATCAACACCGTTTACCAAAGAATTGACAACTTGATCTTTGCGAGCGACAACAGCACTGTAATCTATCCGTTTTTCCCCAGCAAATAAACCAAACTCCTCAGCGCGTCCCATCTCACGCCACAAATCCGCACTTTTTACCAAAGCCTTAGTAGGGATGCACCCCCGATTCAAGCATGTACCGCCTAATTTTTCACCCTCAACTAGCAAAACAGATAATCCTAGTTGAGCAGCTCTTAAAGCACAAACATATCCCCCAGGTCCTCCCCCGAGAATTCCAACCTGATAATCCATGGTACCCACTCCTTCCCTTGCAATTGTTAACTATTCGAACAAAGCTTGAAAATCTCCTGCTTTCTTATAAGAAAACCACAAGAAACAATATGTCCTGCCTCATCATAACATATTCATTTCCCCATCTTTCCAAATAAAAAACCCAAACCCCAAGATCAACTCAGGGTTCAGGTGATGATTATATTTTTGCTTTTACTTATTAACCGTAAAACTCTCCTGTAGATACTCCTGGAATGAATAAAATTTGACCTGGATAAATGAGATCGGGGTTGCGTAAGTCGTTGGCTAAAATGATGGCTTGCATTGTCGTTCCATAACGTTTAGCAATTTTCCATACTGTATCACCTTTTTTGACAACATAAACTTCGTGAGCCGGAGTAGGCACTGGGTAATGTTGGTAGTGATGATGGTGGTGAGGATGCATCCCCGGAGTTCCACATGGCGAGCAGGGCATTGGTCCATCAACATCTAATGAAGCACAACCTGGGTCCATATCAACATCCATGTTTACAAAGCCTCCTGGAGGATACATGCCAGGCGCTCCGGGCATCATACCGCCTTGCATTCCCTGCATACCTTCCATGCCTTCCATACCTTGCATTCCTTGCATCCCTTGCATCCCTTGCATCCCTTGCATCCCTTGCATCCCTTGCATCCCTTGCATCCCTTGCATCCCCGGCATACTTGGCATACTTGGCATACTTGGCATACTTGGCATACTTGGCATACCTGGTTTGAAACTTGGGTTATAAGCAACGGAACGTAATTCCATTTTAATTTCCTCCTTTAACTCGGCAAGTTCATCCTTGGCTTTTATTTCCTTGCCCTTAACTAATAACAATATATGGTAATAACGTTGTAAGGTGTATGTCTAGATTAATTATTTTCTATTTTTAACCATTAATAATTAACTCCACAAAAGCAAGTACATTTTCTTTATACAAACCTTGAAGGATACCTAACCAAGTACCCTGTAGTTATGGATTAATACCAGAAAACATGCTGTTGACCTAAGACATTGTCTTGGTGAATAAAAAGAGCTGGCCAAAATAGACCAGCTCTTAATTACTCTTTAAAAATATACACTATTTTTCATCTTTTCCCAAATGCTTAAACAGTAGTAATGGCTTTATTTAACTTTGCAATCAATTCATCCGGTTTCTTTCCATGGGTTAAAGCTGCTCCTTCAAGGCTTTCCATTGTCGAAGACGGACATCCCAAGCAGTGCATCCCCAGTTCAAGGAAAACTTGAACGGTTTGAGGATACTGCCGTAACACTTGACCTACAGTCATCTCTTTAGTTAACATGTAAGAATTCCTCCCTTAGCATTTCTCACTTAAATGCTTGGTTTATTTTAAAGTAAAATTGATCTATTACTCAACCCATCCTTAACAGTTATCTCATAGTATCCCCAATTTCAAATAAAAGTTCATAAATATGCTCTGCCAAATCCTTACCAAGGGTGCCTGTGCCACAGCTTGGAGTAAGCATGCTTTGTTGCCGTAGTCGATCTTCATCAACACCACGTTTCACAAGTTCCTGGAGATTTCTTTCCAAACGTTCCCTTAAACTCTGAGCGGTCTCTTGCCAAGCCTCTTGATTTGTGGGAACAATTCCCCAAGAAAGAATCCCTCCTCGAGATAAATAATCATTAATCGGTCCTGCTAATACCACCATACTTTGCATATACTCATAAGCATCAAAATTAATCACTTGCACTTTGGAATCAAAAAGGAGGGTCCAATCCATTCCTGCGCAAACATGAATTCCCGGAATTCCGCCTTGCTTTACAATTCCCATAAAAATTAAATTTAAATCTTCAATGAGCTGTTCCCTGTTCAAAGTAACATGAGTTGATGCCCCATAACCATAGAGCCCTGGGTCGTCAACGGTCATTAAGACAGGCAGTCCATACTTGCGAAGCCGTTTTGTCTGCCACTCAGCATGCAAAACAAGAGCCTTCACCAACATATCTCGAAGGATATCATCATAATAACTCGAACGTCTGTTTTTATCAGTAATTTGCAGCCCAACGGTTAGAGGACCACTGATTTGCCCTTTAAGTAATACAGCATCTTGTGTCCCCCTGCTTTCTAAACGATTAATAAAAGCTTCGAATCCTTTCCCACCTCGAAAAGTAAATCCAAAGCGATTCAACACTTCTTGGTTTCCTTCGAACCCTTCCAAATACAGCGAATAAAATTCCGTCATTCGTTCCAGCCAATCATGGGCTTCAACCTGAAACTGTGGTTTTTCAACATCTCCAATGACTCCCGTTTCAATCAAGGCGCGGAGATATTGTCCGATAAAAGCACTTTCGGCTCCTAGATTAGGAAGTTGAGGCCAATGTGGAGCAAAGGGAACGCTCTTCCAAATCAAGTCTAAAGCCTCTTCATGACTGGTTTGCGGAAGACTTCCTACTCCTGTTGCTAAAAAATAGGGTTTAAAACCACAATCATTTTTCAAATCCTTACCTCCTTATTTCTATTCAATTTTCTAACCCTTTTTATCACAATATGCTTCGAATACTCTGAATAATTGGTTCTGCCATCGGCTGCAGCATCTTCCATAAATAAAGCCAATCGGCGCAGTAAAAAGAAGCCCAGACAAGCAAAGAAGTGCATAAAATTCCAGGTACCCATAAGAAAGGCCGATATCGCCCCCCAATTCGATGAATATCGCGAATGCGGAAAGGCAAGAAAAGCACAACTAAGAGGATATATCCTAAAACAGGCACATAGAAAGGAATCCCCCAAGGCAGCAACGCCCAGGCAATTGCAACAAATACAGCCCAGCGAAAACGTCTTTCCAACCAATTGATGAGACCAATTTCGTGAGGATTATCCGGCAAGTGCGGGACTACCACCCCAATCTGAAGCAATTTCAAAAGTACCAGCAAACCGAAAAACATGGCCCATAGCAGCCATGGAGATTGACCCTGTAATAATTGAATCCCCGGCCAAAGGTGAGAAAACCAAGGATTAGCATGGATGGGAATACGAAACAGCCCGGAAGTTATCAGTCCTGCCAACATACCCATACGAGCCAAAAATAGTGAACCATTCCACAACCATGCACTGCGCAAGCGCCGTTTCGGTTTTAGTTCTCCAATCTCCTTATAGCGCCAGGACGCCGAGCGAATATTCATCCATGCTAAAAAGATCATCAGAACCGCCCAAACCTCAGCAACTATAGATTCTTTTGTCCAGAGTACACTTTTCTCTGGCGATGTTTCCAGTGAGACTTCCCCCCAGGTACCCTGTATCTTAGTTCTTTCAATAGTTATCCCTTGTTCCTCCGCCAGTCCGGTGTTAAAGGCAGGGGATAGTGTTAATGCAAAGGCTAAATTTGGCTGAGCAATGATTTCTGCATGTTGAAAATAGGTTTGAGCCAAGCCATCTGAATTCAGCCCCTTTCCCAGCGTCCAAGCCCAGAGGGACGGGTGAAGGTTTTTTTCGGAAATCACTGTCTGAAAAACATCCGCTTGAGGCAATCTTTGTGAAGGAATTAATTCTACAGGCAACTCTGCCCATAAACCTATGCCTATTTTATCTGCCGTTTGCAGCCAAATTTCGTCCGGAAGCTGTCCTATAAAGTAGATAAGGTTTTTTCCCTTTTGACGTTCCGATACTAAGAACGACTCAAGTTCGCCGGAGTTACGAAGCCGATACTCCTCTTGTGGTGTTAAGGCATCTCCATTAATCTTAATGAATTGACCATTTAATTTCCACTTTCCAGATTCAAGAGACATTGTGCGAAGACCCAGAGGCAACGACAAATCGTCAAGGTCTCCTTTACTGTTGGTAACCGTCAAGTGAAGCTGATACAGATAAGGGTCTTCCATTGTCCAATGCCGAGCATTCGGCAAAGAAAATGTCAAAGTAACCGGCTGGCGATCTGAACTTTCCTGGGCAGGCACGGTTAACGTTTGTTCTGCTAATCCTGCCGAGCCATCGGAAATAACACCAAAAACTGTCCAAGGCCCTTCTTGAGCAAAGCCTCGATGCAGCACATTGGTAGTTACAGTAATTTGAGCAGTCGTATCTTGCCACTCAACGTTTATCTTAGGCATCATGAGTGTGGTCTCTACAACAGCGTCTAGGCGAATATCTCCCTTAATAAATCCAGATCTCGGCCAGGCAGAACCTAATAAAGTGGCGCGCTGCTCAGAACTCCCCGTCAGCTCAACTAAAAGAATATTGTCCTCTCCATACCGAAAAGCTTTAGGCAGGATTTCTAATTCATCTGCCCCCCCGCTTCCTTCAAATTCACCAATCTTTTGACTGCTTGTAATGCCATTTAAATAGACATTGACATGCCCCTGCACTCCATTCAATGTTAAAAGCATCGTCCGGGAACTCCACTCTCCCGGAATTTGGAATCGTTTCGTCGCCACTGAAAATCTCTCACTTGAAGGCAGCTCAATTGAGCTGCCTTTTGTTAAAAAGGATTGATTATTTTTACCTTGAGAACGTTCAGACTCCGTAGTCCAGGCTTGCCGCAAAGATGAAAAGCTGTTCCAACTTCCGTTGAGATTCTGTGAATAACGTGCTGTACTGACACCACTTTGCCAAGCAAAAAGAGACTCACCGCCGGAATTACTCCAGTTCCACCAAAGAACTCCAATAGTCACTACCCATAAAATTATAAAAATAAGGAAACGGCGATTGAACATAAAACGGCTCCTTTAAGTTATTCCTCTGAAAATGATTATTAAATTATTCGTGAAATATTTATAAAACCCTGCACATTCTTAGAAATCTTAGCTAGTACTGAAGTCACAAAAAAAACTCAATGAGCAAATCCGTTCCCTTAGGAAGGAAATTTACTCATTGAGCTGCAAGTTTCTGAGAACACCTCTAATTGAGCTGCTCATCTTTACGGCAATCCGGGCAAACACCGTAGAATTCCATACGATGACCTAAGATAAGGAAACCTGACTTTTCCGTTACTTCCTGGTCCATATCTATGAGCGGTCCATGAAAGTCTGCAACCTTACCACACTTTGAACACACAATGTGATAGTGATTATTTGGATTGCCATCAAAGCGGCTAGCCATATCCCCGTAGGACAATTCCAAAAGATGTCCATGTTCTTTAAGCATGTTCAAGGTATTATAAATTGTCCCCAGACTAACCCCCGGAAATTTTGCCTTAACATGATGATAAATCTCATCTGCCGTGGGATGGGATTGAGTTTCTAGCAGGAATTCCAAGATCGCTTGTCTCTGAGGTGTGAAACGAACACCTTTATCTTTTAATTGTTTAAGAATTCCAATTGCATTCATACTCGCATCCTCTTTCTTTAGAATTTGGAATCATTTCTATTTAAATTTTAAGTTAATATAATAAATTTGTCAACCGTTTTAAAAGGGCATAAAAAAGAAGAGTCCAAAGTACTCTTCTTTTTTATACTACTTAAGAAAATGCACCTAAAGCCCTATACTTTCTTAAGTACAGGACAACTATGGCAACCGCTGTACCGGCAAGTGACGAGACAGTGCATTCAGCCACCGCCAAGTTGTCTGATGATCCATCATTAAGTTATTCTTAGGCAGGTTGTGGTGCTTCTACTGGACAAACAGTAGCGCATGAACCACAATCGATGCAAAGCTCTGCATTAATGACGTATTGACCGTCACCTTCGCTAATTGCGGATACTGTGCATTCTCCTTCACAAGCGCCGCAGCTAATGCATTCTGAGCTAATAACGTATGCCATCCCTAACATCCCCTCTTCTCCGAACTTCAAAAACAATATACCAAAGCCACGGAAAAAAGGCAAGCTAAAATAATGATAGCATTTTCCAAGTTTTAATGAGATTAATCATCTTAAAGATCTCGTCCCGGCCTATAGGGTACTTGATAAAGTCTGCGCATACAATGAGAGCAGTAAGGTAAGACGCGATTGCTGACATGATTCCTTTTAAAAAGTATATGTCCCAAATCTTCATGTTCAAATCCACAGGCACGGCATTTTTCTAACATAATTTTACCCCCTCACACCTTTGTGTGTTTCTGTACAAACGCTTTAGGTATAGTATGCTCCGTTTTACCAAAAAATAAACAAGCAATATCTACAATTGCTTATTTAAAATTTGAGTTAAGTGACTAAGAGTATAGCATTCATACATTTGGCAGAAGGGCAGAAATCCTTTCACATAGGGGGTCTCTGACCAACGGCTCTTGGGAAGAGTATTCAGCCATAGCACATGACGAACATGTTTATTAATCTCACCCAGCAAAGCTGCCGCCTTATCTCCTTCAAGAGTTTGTCCGTCACTGACAATAATCAGCAAGGTTTGCTTATTAAAGGTATCAGGATGGTTCTTCTGAAGAGTCTCTAAAGCCTTAGCTAAATTCGTTCCGCCTCCCCATTCCTTCCCAGAAACAGAAAGAGCCTCTCTTAGCATGGCTTCAAAAGTTTGTCCTTTGCGGAACTTACCCGTTAAGGGGATAAGGGCCTCCCCGAAGGCAAACGTTTTTATTCCGCTAACAACTGTCGAAAGTCCATATACAAACTGCCAAATAAACTCCGAATATTTTAACATAGAACCTGATATGTCACATAACAAAACAATTCTAAGTCTGCCTCTTCGGCGGCTCCGGTAACTTCGATGGATCAGAACTCCGCCATAGCGCAAATTGTTTCGCAGAGTAGAGCGCATGTCCAGTCCTCCACGCCTTCTATCCGCCCGATAACGGCGGGTTACCTGACTTGCCAGGCGCTGACTGAGGCGACGGATTAAACGGATAACTTCAGGCCATTCTTCCGGAGAAATCTTCTTAAGATCACGGCTTAAGACCTCGGTATTTTGTTGTTGCAGGGCACGTTCAACTTCAGAAAGAACGCCATCTGAAGAACCGGGAGGGAGAATCGGATCTTCTTCATTTAATTTCTTACGCCAATATTCTAAGGACCCTCTGAGAACCCTTTCAACCATAGGCTGATAGGTATGATCTACAGGAACACCGCTTCGAGTACCATTCGATGATTTCTCTAAAAAGTCCCGTAATCGTTGTTTATCCTTTTCAGGCAGGCTTGCATAAACCGCCCGCTGTTCTTCACTGATATCCAACTCCTGATCCTGGAAGAGCAGCTCCTGGTAAGTATCCTCAATCTTTTGGTTCCATTGGCTTGTTTTCACAGCTGCTTCTTCCTGCCATGCTTCTTTCTGCTCCAAGGGAGCAAAGTAGGCACGAAAAGCCTCTTTGAAAACAGGAATATTCTGAATATTTTTTACCAGCGTTCCTTGCAAAGCAGCTTCAAACTTGTCTCTATCTGCTAAACCAATTAGGGATATCCCTGCCATGGCATCGGATATTTCTGAAGGACTAATTTTAAGACCGACGGTTCTCAATAACTGAACAAATTCCACCAAGTGACGATCTAACTCACTTACTTTTTTATCGGTGTTGATGTTCATGCACATGTTTTTCTCCTTGTGCCATTTTTGCCGACTCAAAAAGAAGGCGATCTGCTCCCATTTCTCGATAGAAAAGCTCTACATCATCTTGGCTCTTAAGAAGTAAGGTTAAGGTGGCATCAACCCAAGCAGGATCAAGACCAACCTTCCCCATAACGAGCAAAGCTTTGGCCCAGTCCATTGTTTCAGATACCGAGGGGATCTTATTCAAAGAGAGACGTTCCCGAAGAATACTGACAGCTCTGGCCACTTCCAACGCTAATTTTTCCGGTAAGTCGGGGACTTTCGCTCTCAGTATGCGTACTTCTTTTTCAACGGAAGGCGGCTCGACATGAAGGAAAATACACCGTCTCTTCAATCCATCGGATAGCTCCCGTTCTCCATTTGACGTTAATATCACAATGGGACGCTCTTTGGCTTTGATGGTTCCCATTTCCGGTATTGTGACTTGAAACTCTCCCAAAAATTCGAAGAGAAAAGCCTCAAATTCAGAATCCGTTTTATCAATCTCATCAATTAGTAAAACTGTCTGCTTCTCACTTAGAAGCGCCTGCAATAAAGGACGCGGCAACAAATAGTCTGTAGAGAAAAGGTCAGCCTCTTGAAGATGTTCACGGCCCATTTGTATCTTCAAAAGTTGCCGCTGATAATTCCATTCATATAGTGCTTTTGTTTCGTCCAACCCTTCATAACACTGTAAACGAATCAAGGGCGCTTGCAAAACGTCACTTAGCACTTTGGCAATTTCTGTTTTGCCCACTCCTGCAGGTCCTGAAACCAAAAGTGGTTTAGTAAGCTCCGTTGCCAAAAACGTCGTGAGGGCAATTCGATCATCCCGTTCAGTTATGTAACCAATAGCTTCAAGGTCTTTCTCAAATTGATCTAGTGTCCTTTTCTTTGGCATCTTAACCCTCCTAACTCGATATTCGATATTCGTGGTTGGTGGTTTAAGCCAGAACCACACTACGAAGAACTAACTACTTTTTCGTACATATATTCGTAACGCTGCACAGCCCTATCTACCGGAAAGGCCTCTCTTGACCATTCGACAGCCTGCTCAGAAAAAGTTTTATATTTAGAGCAATCTGTCAAGAGTTCAAGGACAAACTTACTCATTTCTCTGACATCCCCTACTTCGGCAAGATAACCTGTTTTTCCATGCCTCACTACTTCGGGCAATCCTCCTACCTTACTTGCCACAACGGGTACACCGCAGGCCATCGCCTCCAAAGCCACCAAACCGAAGCTTTCCTGTTCGGATGGAAGTAAAAAAACATCCGACATTTGGAGAATATCCTGAACATTTTCTTGTTTGCCAAGGAATTGAACCTTTCGCTCCAGCCCTAACTTAACGACTTCTCGTTCAACTCTCACCATTTCCGGCCCATCTCCGACCAGCAAGAGTTTACTAGGCAGCTCTCCCTCAACAAGTGCAAATATTTTAACTACATCAGACACTCGTTTTACTTCTCTAAAATTGGAGATATGGGTTAGGATTTTTTCTCCGAAAGGGGCAAAATGCTCTTTACATTTGAGTTTTGCTTCTCCTTTTGGTATATACATCTTCGGATCTATAAAATTAGGAATAACCTCAATCCTTTGATCCAGAGAACCGAAGGTGGCCACTGTTTCCTGTGCCAAAGCTTCAGATACCGCTGTAATTCCATCGCTGACTTTCAAGGCCAAGGTCGTTAATAAGCGAAACTCTTCATAAGCGCCCACTAAAGTGACATCCGTACCGTGAAGAGTAGTTACCAGCGGAATCGGAGAAGGCATCATTTGCTTAGCCAAATAAGCGCTGATACTATGGGGAATTGCGTAGTGGGCATGGATCAAATCCAATCCAACGTAATTAGTCACTTCAACGATTTTATTGGCCAGTAATAAGGTATAAGGAGGATATTTAAACACTGGATAGCTGACATCAGACACTTCATGATAAAAGAGTTTCTCATGAAAGCGACGTAAGCGGAAGGGGCGGGCTGAGGAAATAAAATGAACCTCATGCCCTCTTTCACCCAAAGCATACCCTAACTCAGTAGCAACAACACCGCTGCCGCCGTAGCTAGGATAACAAACCATTCCAATTTTCACGATTTGTACCTCTTATAATTTATAGGTTAGTACTTCTATCGACATCACAGGATATGAATCTCTTCATAGACAGTCAAGGGTTCATATCTTCAAACCCGATGGGCATTGCATCTTGAATAGCCTCTCCAATAATTTTCTGGATGTCGTTGACCATACAGGAAACTTCAAACTCGGCCTGCAGATACTCTCTGGCAGCCGGATTAATGCTCACTAAACTGTATAAACGCTCTAGTTCCTGCTGTTTTTCCTCACTGATCTCTTGTTCCAACATTTGAGCTTCGCGGATTTCCCATTGTTTCAATTGAAATTCGCGAACCATCTTGTGGTTATTAGCATCGCTCATAACCTTCTCTTTTGATTTAAGAAAATGCTTGAATTGCTCGGATTCTTTCAGTGTACGCGCGAGTTCGTGAGCCAAATCAGTAGTAGCCATTTCCTTTCCTCTCCTCTGTCCATACCTCTTCTAGAAATCTTTATTGACTCATTATATAAAATTTTATGGCAAGAAACAATTGATCATTGCTCAGTACTTCCCGACTGACCGAAATTCAGCACAATGTCTTCAAGCAAATCAAAGGCCTGTAAACGGCTAAAAGCCAGCAAATCGGTCCATTGCTCACGAGAAATTTTCCACGGACAATGAACGGCAACTCGACTGGCAAATCCCAATGGGTTTCCGCCGCACATTTTTTCCAAACGCCGTTGAGCCAGGCTGATTACCCCCGGTGAATGGGCGCTGCAGGTTATTGGCTCTAGACATAAGACAGGCTTATCATCATACGTCACCAGGAGACTAAATCGCAAAAGCTGTTTTATAGCTACTTTCTCTGGAGAAATAGCTTCTAATAACGGCCCTGGATCAGGTTTAATAATACCGCCAAGTTTTTGCCAAAAATTTTTTTCAGAGAAGCTTGCATTGGAAACACATACTCCTAAAGCCCCCATTTGTAAAGCAAAGCGAACAAGAAATCGAGCGAAATCACATTCCATAGATCCTTGCAGAGACAATCGATCAATAATTACTAGTCTCTCTGCACTGCTTAGGGTAAGGTTTCCGATCCCGCCTTCCCCCAATTGCACGATATTCTGCCCGGGCAGCATTTGAATCTGAGGATTTAAGCCCGTCCCTCTTTCTGTCAAAAAAGCACCGAGGGCGCACGTCCAATCATTTAGACCCTCCTCATTCCATTCTGAACGTGGAGAAAGGGAAATTTCAATCCAAGGCATTGTCTTTGACTCCTTTACAACCGGTTTACATATTCTTAGTGTTTCACCGGATTGAAAAGTCTATGCCCTGATTTAACGTAATCGTTCCAAAAGAGTCCAGCGTCGCTCGATAAAGTTATAAAACAGCAGCCAAATAATTTTGAAATCAGAAGGTGGAACAACGATATTTGAAGCATAAGCGTCGAAATCACACATGTGAAATAACGGAGAAACTACTCGAATTAGGAGCGCCAAAGGATATTCATGACTATATCCTTTAGCTTTCTCACTCTTTTGCTGCAACAGTATATTGAGCCTGCGAACGTATTCCTCAATATATTCCGGGGAATGATCTTGATCGTCCGAACGTCCAAAAACATACCGCGCTTCCTCTGAATCGTAAAAAAGGTGGGTTACCTCAACCCCCAAACGTTTACCATCCGCCTGATTCTCTATAACAACATCTGGACGATCCGTATGCCGTACAATTCTATAGTTCTTGCCATATTGTCGATTTAATACGTCTACTAAAGCTTGCGCCGCGCCTTCTTCAATAAGCCATTTTTCGTCGAGCCTGTCCGGCAAAGCTATTCCCCTCCTTAGTCCAGCGAATAATGCACTTTGTCAAACCTGGAAAAACCCACCACGGTCTGAACACCGATTTGACTTAGTATCCGGCCGGCTTCCTCCAGGTCCCGACCAACATTTTCTGAGCTATGAGCATCCGAACCTAAGGTAAATTCAATCCCTCGACGCTGAATTTCCACCATCAGGCGCCTCTCAGGATAGAATTCCTGAACAGGTTTATAACGGCCATTAGTATTGACCTCCAATACCAAGCCCTGGTCAGCAACCGTTGTTAAAGTCTCATCGGCAAGGGTCAGAATATCCTTCGTTGGCCTGGCCCCAAAGACTTTGATTAAATCTAAATGGCCGATGGTCGTGAATAAGCCGCTTTTAGCAGCAAGGGTTACAACTTCAAAATAGCGGGTATAAAACTCATCGGCGTTTTTTTGGTAATGAGCATGTTCTTCTTCCGGTATATCGAAAATCCATCCGTCAAACTCATGAACCGATCCAATAACAAAATCAAAAGGATATTGGGCCAGCAGGTCCTTAATTCTTTCTTCTTCATGAGGCCGGTATTCTGCCTCTAAACCAATCCTCACCTTTAAATGAGGATAATCTTTTGCTACTTCTTCAATTAAGGGACAGTTCATTTGCTCCCAGTAATAATCGTGATCCGCAAAGCCAATTTCCTTTAATCCCCTTTGAGTGGCTACATCCAAATATGCCCGAATGTTTTCTCTGGTAGCTTCCCGGTCATTGTGCCCGAGAAGATGAACATGTAAATCTAACATCTCTAAACAACTTCCTCCTCTGTCTCTAAAGAGATTGAACTCCAGTCTTTAATATAA
This Desulfosporosinus orientis DSM 765 DNA region includes the following protein-coding sequences:
- a CDS encoding DUF362 domain-containing protein, with protein sequence MAYVISSECISCGACEGECTVSAISEGDGQYVINAELCIDCGSCATVCPVEAPQPA
- a CDS encoding vWA domain-containing protein, encoding MCMNINTDKKVSELDRHLVEFVQLLRTVGLKISPSEISDAMAGISLIGLADRDKFEAALQGTLVKNIQNIPVFKEAFRAYFAPLEQKEAWQEEAAVKTSQWNQKIEDTYQELLFQDQELDISEEQRAVYASLPEKDKQRLRDFLEKSSNGTRSGVPVDHTYQPMVERVLRGSLEYWRKKLNEEDPILPPGSSDGVLSEVERALQQQNTEVLSRDLKKISPEEWPEVIRLIRRLSQRLASQVTRRYRADRRRGGLDMRSTLRNNLRYGGVLIHRSYRSRRRGRLRIVLLCDISGSMLKYSEFIWQFVYGLSTVVSGIKTFAFGEALIPLTGKFRKGQTFEAMLREALSVSGKEWGGGTNLAKALETLQKNHPDTFNKQTLLIIVSDGQTLEGDKAAALLGEINKHVRHVLWLNTLPKSRWSETPYVKGFLPFCQMYECYTLSHLTQILNKQL
- a CDS encoding AAA family ATPase, with protein sequence MPKKRTLDQFEKDLEAIGYITERDDRIALTTFLATELTKPLLVSGPAGVGKTEIAKVLSDVLQAPLIRLQCYEGLDETKALYEWNYQRQLLKIQMGREHLQEADLFSTDYLLPRPLLQALLSEKQTVLLIDEIDKTDSEFEAFLFEFLGEFQVTIPEMGTIKAKERPIVILTSNGERELSDGLKRRCIFLHVEPPSVEKEVRILRAKVPDLPEKLALEVARAVSILRERLSLNKIPSVSETMDWAKALLVMGKVGLDPAWVDATLTLLLKSQDDVELFYREMGADRLLFESAKMAQGEKHVHEHQHR
- the bshA gene encoding N-acetyl-alpha-D-glucosaminyl L-malate synthase BshA, yielding MKIGMVCYPSYGGSGVVATELGYALGERGHEVHFISSARPFRLRRFHEKLFYHEVSDVSYPVFKYPPYTLLLANKIVEVTNYVGLDLIHAHYAIPHSISAYLAKQMMPSPIPLVTTLHGTDVTLVGAYEEFRLLTTLALKVSDGITAVSEALAQETVATFGSLDQRIEVIPNFIDPKMYIPKGEAKLKCKEHFAPFGEKILTHISNFREVKRVSDVVKIFALVEGELPSKLLLVGDGPEMVRVEREVVKLGLERKVQFLGKQENVQDILQMSDVFLLPSEQESFGLVALEAMACGVPVVASKVGGLPEVVRHGKTGYLAEVGDVREMSKFVLELLTDCSKYKTFSEQAVEWSREAFPVDRAVQRYEYMYEKVVSSS
- a CDS encoding YlbF family regulator, giving the protein MATTDLAHELARTLKESEQFKHFLKSKEKVMSDANNHKMVREFQLKQWEIREAQMLEQEISEEKQQELERLYSLVSINPAAREYLQAEFEVSCMVNDIQKIIGEAIQDAMPIGFEDMNP
- a CDS encoding histidinol-phosphatase is translated as MLDLHVHLLGHNDREATRENIRAYLDVATQRGLKEIGFADHDYYWEQMNCPLIEEVAKDYPHLKVRIGLEAEYRPHEEERIKDLLAQYPFDFVIGSVHEFDGWIFDIPEEEHAHYQKNADEFYTRYFEVVTLAAKSGLFTTIGHLDLIKVFGARPTKDILTLADETLTTVADQGLVLEVNTNGRYKPVQEFYPERRLMVEIQRRGIEFTLGSDAHSSENVGRDLEEAGRILSQIGVQTVVGFSRFDKVHYSLD